GTCCTATGGCTTGTTTATTGCCCAAAACCTTAGTCATTGCTAGTGCCAAGTCTTTTACATGACCTAGCTGGGTGATATGCATGCCATTTCCGGGGATAGGAATGGGGCGATCGCGCACAATTCTGTCAAAAAACCAGCCTTCCAACTCATTATAATTACGAGGCCCGTAAATATAAGTAGGGCGAATCGAAGTGAAGGGCAATCCCAATTGAGTCAGGTAAGCTTCTGTTTCATGCTTGCCCTTATGCCGACTTTTGGGATCTACTGGATCGCCTTCTATGTGGGGCAATTGGTCAGATTTGAGATAAACCCCCGCAGAACTCATATACACAAAATGTTGCACTCGGTCTTGAAAAATCTCTGCTAGTGGTTGAGTATCAGTAAGTTCACGTGCGTTATTGTCAAAAATGACATCAAAGTTTTCTTGTGATAACTTTGCCTTTAATTGAGTAGCATCTGTGCGATCGCCTATAATTTGTCCTACTCCCTGTAAAGAAGGTGCTGGTCGATTCCCACGATTGAACAGCACCACCTCATGTCCTTGTTCCACTAGTAGTTGAGTTAAATAGACACCAATGAACCGAGTACCACCCATAATCAGAATTCGCATAAATTCACCCTTTATATATCAGTTTTCATCAAGGGATTGGGGAGTAGAGTAGGGACTGGGGATTGGGAGAAGAATTTTCCCCTCCGCCCCCCCCTACCCCGTGCCCCTCTGCCTCTTTTCAATGCCCCAATCTGAGATTATCAGGTTGTAGCATCCATCTGGAACCTCTCAGGGAAAGATACCGTCTTGTGTGCTAATCTGGGGCGCTTCCCATTCATTAATCACAAAAGGAAACTTTTCAGTCGGAGTCTAAGAAAACTATCTTCAATTTTGAATTGTTTAGCTGTGCCCTTGAAATATGCTCTAGTTCATGAGTGGCTGACACCTAAAGCCACTGGTGGTTCAGAACTCGTTGTACGAGAAATTTTGAATCACATTGATGCTGATTTGTATGCTCTCATCGATTTTGAATCCAGCAATAGAGAAAGTTATTTATATAAGCGTCAAATTGGCAAGACGTTTCTCCAAAACTTTCCATTTGCCCGCAACGGTATACAAAAATACTTGCCTTTGTGGCCTTTGGCAATTGAACAACTTGATTTGCGGCATTATGATGTAATTCTGTCTTCATCTCACGCTGTTGCCAAAGGAATCCTGACCACTCCCGAACAGATGCATATTTGCTATTGTCACAGCCCTATGCGCTACGCTTGGGACTTGACTTTTGATTATCTGCGCCACAGCAAACTAGGTAGTGGCTTACCTGGGTGGGTGACGCGATATTTATTACATCGTTTGCGCCAGTGGGATGTATTGAGTGCCAATCGCGTTGATTACTTCATTGCCAACTCACAGCATACAGCTCGGCGGATTTGGCGTTGCTATCGGCGAGAAGCAACAGTCATTTACCCACCAGTGAATATTGCAGAATTTCCATTTTTGTCTGAGAAAGAGGACTTTTACCTGACAGTTTCTCGGTTGGTAAGCTACAAGCAAATATCTTTAATTGTCAAGGCTTTTAATCAACTAAAACGCCCATTAGTAGTCATTGGTACAGGAGATGAAATGAACAAGATTCGCGAGATGGCAAACTCCAACATCCAAATACTGGGATGGCAACCTGATAATGTGGTAAAAAAATATATGTCTAGGGCTAAGGCGTTTGTATATGCAGCCTGTGAAGATTTTGGGATTGCCCTAGTGGAAGCACAGGCCTGCGGCACGCCAGTGATTGCCTACGGTGCAGGAGGCGCTCTAGAAACAGTCCGAGATATCCACTCTTGTGTGGATACAGGGACAGGTATATTTTTCAGGACGCAAACAGAGGCGGCTTTAGTGGAGGCAGTAGAAAAGTTTGAAGTTTATCAGGGTTCGTTCAGTTCCGAGTATATGCGATCGCACGCCGCACAGTTTTCACCGCAAATCTTTGCCGAGCGTTATCTAGACTTTGTAAACAAATGCAACGAAAAAAGACCGTTTTCGCAATGATGGTCTTGGTTAACGTCTTATTTTTTTAGGCTTTTGGCAATTTCCCCCAGAAGAACCTCATTTTGGCTTTAATATTGGGACTATGTGTGGTGTGGATTATTAAGGAGTATGATGACTGCCCAGAGCTCACTCCTCTCCGGCAAGCGGGGCGTACGACAAGACACTAAAGCGTCTACGCGTACTTTCTTAAAACGCGGTCAAAAAACAAAGACGCCAAAAGTTAAACCCAAAGGTTTATCTTTTCAGGGTTTAAACGGAGAGTTTGCCAAACGACTGTTCGATATAGTGTTTTCGCTGTCAGTATTAATTTTGTTCTTCCCCGTCTACTTAATTTTGGCTTTGCTGATTGCCTTCAGTTCAGAAGGCCCAATATTTTATGTCCAGGAACG
This Nostoc sp. C052 DNA region includes the following protein-coding sequences:
- a CDS encoding NAD-dependent epimerase/dehydratase family protein, producing the protein MRILIMGGTRFIGVYLTQLLVEQGHEVVLFNRGNRPAPSLQGVGQIIGDRTDATQLKAKLSQENFDVIFDNNARELTDTQPLAEIFQDRVQHFVYMSSAGVYLKSDQLPHIEGDPVDPKSRHKGKHETEAYLTQLGLPFTSIRPTYIYGPRNYNELEGWFFDRIVRDRPIPIPGNGMHITQLGHVKDLALAMTKVLGNKQAIGQIYNISGDRFVTFDGLARASAVAAGKSPDTLKIVHYDPKKFDFGKRKAFPMRVQHFFASVNKAQTELNWHPEYDLISGLQDSLENDYLANAKDKTDVDFSVDEEILQAL
- a CDS encoding glycosyltransferase; translated protein: MPLKYALVHEWLTPKATGGSELVVREILNHIDADLYALIDFESSNRESYLYKRQIGKTFLQNFPFARNGIQKYLPLWPLAIEQLDLRHYDVILSSSHAVAKGILTTPEQMHICYCHSPMRYAWDLTFDYLRHSKLGSGLPGWVTRYLLHRLRQWDVLSANRVDYFIANSQHTARRIWRCYRREATVIYPPVNIAEFPFLSEKEDFYLTVSRLVSYKQISLIVKAFNQLKRPLVVIGTGDEMNKIREMANSNIQILGWQPDNVVKKYMSRAKAFVYAACEDFGIALVEAQACGTPVIAYGAGGALETVRDIHSCVDTGTGIFFRTQTEAALVEAVEKFEVYQGSFSSEYMRSHAAQFSPQIFAERYLDFVNKCNEKRPFSQ